One Saccharopolyspora erythraea NRRL 2338 genomic region harbors:
- a CDS encoding MMPL family transporter, with product MAGGRSWANRYAAVVVRGRWLVLAGVAGLVYAVMSFLPPLGHGSGGLAGVVGTESEAISAQIEAVQRFRMPLLTRVAVVQHDPDGLNPYAQARVVLRALAVNKESLQGTTTSGVRLALPVINRPELGAGGGAATTAVTYLFTDPAADFGKQTEAAHQYASDIDRPGDHLVGVTGTAPLQAEQTTIVRNNVRWVEIGSVAVVALIVGVTFRSVLAPAVTLLTAAVTYLLTARVVGAGAELTGFSAPAQLEPVLVALSLGVATDYSIFFLAGMQRGLAHGDDRHTAARATTVEYLPIVLVAGATVAGGVLALVAAETTMFRAFGPGLAVTVLMALLISVTLVPALLAVLGRAVFWPLPPRPGGDGQDDDAGRMVRLLTRRWVAAFVAVAITALLVLAALPLRDLRESFSPMTSLPRDNPVRVAWQAAADGFGPGVLSPTEIILNRPGIASDAGPLSALQSEIGRQPGVARVLGPQDFTLPPQLRQEAGLFLAPDGGAARYLAVLDADPLGAEAVADLRRLEGRMPELLAASDLGGASVSYAGDTALGLSLVESTRPDVVRVAVVIALVDLLLLVLFLRAVVAPLYLLAASFLSLAAVLGLTTLFFEHATEEQGIVFFVPFAAGALLISLGSDYSIFSVGYVRAESRNRPMREALVVAIPRSRRAITAAGLALAASFGLVALVPLAQFRELAFALGVGVVLDVFVVRSWLVPALMTLEAGRKLEENAEKDH from the coding sequence GTGGCGGGCGGAAGGTCCTGGGCGAACCGCTACGCGGCCGTTGTGGTGCGGGGGCGCTGGCTCGTGCTCGCGGGCGTGGCCGGGCTCGTGTACGCCGTGATGAGCTTCCTGCCGCCGCTCGGGCACGGCTCCGGTGGCCTGGCGGGGGTGGTCGGTACGGAGTCGGAGGCGATCAGCGCGCAGATCGAGGCCGTGCAGCGGTTCCGGATGCCGCTGTTGACGCGCGTGGCAGTCGTGCAGCACGACCCGGACGGTCTGAACCCCTACGCCCAGGCCCGCGTGGTGCTGCGCGCGCTGGCCGTGAACAAGGAGTCGCTGCAGGGCACGACGACGTCCGGCGTTCGACTGGCGCTGCCGGTGATCAACCGGCCGGAGCTCGGAGCCGGTGGCGGTGCGGCGACCACCGCGGTGACTTACCTGTTCACCGACCCCGCCGCCGACTTCGGCAAGCAGACCGAGGCCGCGCACCAGTACGCGTCCGACATCGACCGCCCCGGAGACCACCTGGTGGGTGTGACCGGTACCGCGCCGTTGCAGGCCGAGCAGACCACGATCGTGCGCAACAACGTGCGGTGGGTCGAGATCGGTTCGGTCGCCGTGGTCGCCCTCATCGTCGGAGTGACCTTCAGGTCGGTGCTGGCACCCGCGGTCACCCTGCTCACCGCTGCGGTGACCTACCTGCTGACCGCACGGGTGGTGGGAGCAGGCGCCGAGCTGACCGGTTTCAGCGCACCCGCGCAACTGGAGCCCGTTCTGGTCGCGCTCTCGCTCGGCGTCGCCACCGACTACTCGATCTTCTTCCTCGCCGGGATGCAGCGCGGGCTCGCCCACGGGGACGACCGCCACACGGCCGCCCGCGCGACGACGGTGGAGTACCTGCCGATCGTGCTCGTCGCAGGTGCGACCGTGGCCGGCGGCGTTCTCGCCTTGGTCGCGGCGGAGACGACGATGTTCCGCGCTTTCGGCCCGGGCCTGGCCGTCACCGTGCTCATGGCGCTGCTGATCTCGGTCACGCTGGTGCCCGCGCTGCTCGCGGTTCTCGGCCGTGCGGTGTTCTGGCCCCTGCCTCCTCGACCGGGCGGCGACGGGCAGGACGACGACGCGGGGCGAATGGTCCGGTTGCTCACCCGCCGCTGGGTCGCCGCATTCGTCGCGGTGGCGATCACCGCTCTGCTGGTCCTGGCAGCCCTGCCGCTGCGAGACCTGCGCGAGTCGTTCTCCCCGATGACCTCCCTCCCCCGCGACAACCCGGTCCGGGTGGCGTGGCAGGCCGCCGCCGACGGCTTCGGACCAGGCGTGCTGTCACCGACGGAGATCATCCTGAACCGGCCGGGGATCGCCTCCGACGCCGGTCCGCTCAGCGCGCTGCAAAGCGAGATCGGCCGCCAACCCGGCGTGGCCAGAGTGCTCGGACCGCAGGACTTCACGCTCCCCCCGCAGCTCAGGCAGGAGGCCGGGCTCTTCCTGGCACCCGACGGTGGCGCCGCCCGATACCTGGCGGTCCTCGACGCCGACCCGCTGGGCGCCGAGGCGGTCGCGGACCTGCGCCGCCTCGAAGGCCGGATGCCGGAGTTGCTCGCCGCGTCCGACCTGGGCGGCGCGTCGGTCTCCTACGCCGGCGACACCGCGCTGGGGCTCTCGCTGGTCGAGAGCACGCGCCCCGACGTGGTCCGCGTGGCCGTGGTCATCGCACTGGTCGACCTGCTGCTCCTCGTGCTGTTCCTGCGGGCCGTGGTCGCCCCGCTCTACCTGCTCGCGGCCAGCTTCCTGTCGCTGGCCGCCGTCCTCGGCCTGACCACGCTGTTCTTCGAACACGCGACCGAGGAGCAGGGCATCGTCTTCTTCGTGCCGTTCGCCGCGGGCGCGCTGCTGATCTCCCTCGGCTCCGACTACAGCATCTTCAGCGTCGGCTACGTGCGGGCGGAGTCGCGCAACCGCCCGATGCGAGAAGCACTCGTCGTCGCGATCCCGCGGTCCAGGCGAGCGATCACCGCCGCGGGCTTGGCACTGGCGGCCAGCTTCGGACTCGTCGCGCTGGTGCCCCTGGCGCAGTTCCGCGAACTCGCCTTCGCCTTGGGCGTAGGCGTGGTCCTGGACGTCTTCGTCGTGCGGTCCTGGCTCGTTCCCGCACTGATGACGCTGGAGGCCGGGCGCAAGCTGGAGGAAAACGCGGAGAAAGACCATTAG
- a CDS encoding CGNR zinc finger domain-containing protein, translating to MTQFARLSVTGQDGDVRFAFVSGSAALDLAGTLKWRRTEPEELLAGPADLERWLDASTDLPGDVSVTQDAFRQAIGLREAVYQLATDRLAERGFDRRALDLVNGLARDAGLTVQLSDTGTRRTGNIDAVLAELARDAVTVLADREAHLKECGRPACTRIYLDRSRGARRTWCGMDECGNRVKAAAYRARKRRTDAAAAS from the coding sequence GTGACGCAGTTTGCACGACTCAGTGTTACCGGTCAAGATGGTGACGTGAGATTCGCGTTCGTGAGCGGCAGTGCGGCACTGGATCTGGCGGGCACGCTGAAGTGGCGTCGGACCGAACCGGAAGAGCTGCTGGCAGGGCCGGCCGACCTGGAGCGCTGGCTCGACGCCTCCACCGACCTGCCCGGCGACGTCAGCGTCACCCAGGACGCGTTCCGGCAGGCCATCGGCCTGCGCGAAGCGGTCTACCAGCTCGCCACCGACCGGCTCGCCGAGCGCGGGTTCGACCGCCGAGCTCTCGACCTCGTCAACGGCCTCGCCCGAGACGCGGGCCTGACTGTGCAGCTCAGCGACACCGGAACCCGTCGGACCGGCAACATCGACGCCGTCCTGGCCGAACTGGCCCGCGACGCCGTCACCGTCCTCGCCGACCGCGAGGCTCACCTGAAGGAATGCGGCCGCCCCGCCTGCACTCGCATCTATCTCGATCGTTCCCGCGGAGCCCGCCGTACCTGGTGTGGCATGGACGAGTGCGGCAACCGCGTCAAGGCCGCCGCCTACCGGGCGCGCAAGCGCCGCACCGACGCTGCGGCCGCCTCCTGA
- a CDS encoding MalY/PatB family protein produces the protein MSALPRADLDPTRLRAGHGAKWTAVDADVLPAWVADMDIGIPEPVRARMLETIERQDLGYPYWPDGDPVVDAFTDRMRSRYGWHPREGRTRVFSDLIQILQIVIEHTTEPGDPVALHVPNYPPFLAAIHRARRRIVPLPLDRTPGGWELDLDRHHAVFATERPRLFVLVNPHNPTGHTFSASELRGLADIATDHHIPVLADEIHADLTYLPHRHIPFAGLDPAVEDLTITATSATKAFNLAGTRCAVAHLGYAPTADALDRAPLDYFGTPSVLSRIATVAAWRESHDWHHATTDLLTRNRDRVTAWARAHPELGYLPPEATYLAWIDFTRAGLGPDPAAALLRRARVYLNPGAEFTQHTELTSSTYARLNFATATANLEQILDRLDSAL, from the coding sequence ATGAGTGCCCTACCCCGTGCTGACCTCGACCCGACTCGGCTACGAGCCGGCCACGGAGCCAAGTGGACTGCCGTCGACGCCGACGTCCTACCTGCTTGGGTCGCCGACATGGACATCGGCATCCCCGAACCCGTCCGCGCCCGAATGCTCGAGACCATCGAACGTCAGGACCTCGGCTACCCCTACTGGCCCGACGGCGACCCCGTCGTCGACGCGTTCACCGACCGCATGCGGTCCCGCTACGGATGGCACCCCCGCGAGGGCCGCACCCGCGTGTTCAGCGACCTGATCCAGATCCTGCAGATCGTCATCGAACACACCACCGAGCCCGGCGACCCCGTCGCCCTGCACGTGCCGAACTACCCACCGTTCCTCGCCGCGATCCACCGCGCACGACGCCGGATCGTGCCGCTACCCCTCGACCGCACCCCCGGCGGCTGGGAACTCGACCTCGACCGACACCACGCCGTCTTCGCCACCGAACGGCCTCGGCTGTTCGTGCTGGTCAACCCGCACAACCCGACCGGGCACACGTTCAGCGCCTCCGAGCTGCGTGGGCTGGCAGACATCGCGACCGACCACCACATCCCCGTTCTGGCCGATGAGATCCACGCCGACCTCACCTACCTACCACACCGGCACATCCCCTTCGCCGGCCTCGACCCGGCCGTGGAGGACCTGACGATCACCGCGACGTCGGCGACGAAGGCGTTCAACCTCGCCGGCACCCGGTGCGCGGTCGCTCACCTCGGCTACGCACCCACCGCCGACGCTCTCGACCGCGCCCCGCTGGACTACTTCGGCACCCCCAGCGTGCTCAGTCGCATCGCCACCGTCGCCGCCTGGCGCGAATCCCACGACTGGCACCACGCCACCACCGACCTGCTCACCCGCAACCGTGACCGCGTCACCGCCTGGGCCCGCGCCCACCCTGAGCTCGGCTACCTCCCCCCGGAGGCGACCTACCTCGCCTGGATCGACTTCACCCGCGCAGGCCTCGGACCCGACCCCGCGGCCGCGCTGCTCCGGCGCGCACGCGTATACCTCAACCCCGGTGCCGAATTCACTCAACACACCGAACTGACCAGCTCGACCTACGCACGACTCAACTTCGCCACCGCTACCGCGAACCTCGAACAAATCCTGGACCGACTCGACAGCGCACTGTGA
- a CDS encoding RidA family protein has translation MGKWTDRLAEIGVRLPHVVPPVAAYVPAVRSGSHVYVSGQVPVVDGQLPATGKVGAEVSAEDAKQYARTCVLNALAAVDALVGLDSVVRVVKVVGFVASAEGFNGQPPVINGASELIGEIFGEAGQHARSAVGVAELPIGAPVEVEMIVEVA, from the coding sequence ATGGGCAAGTGGACGGATCGGCTGGCGGAGATCGGCGTCCGGCTCCCCCACGTGGTGCCGCCGGTCGCGGCGTACGTGCCTGCCGTGCGGAGCGGCTCGCACGTGTACGTCTCCGGGCAGGTGCCCGTCGTGGACGGCCAGCTTCCGGCAACCGGCAAGGTCGGCGCCGAGGTGAGCGCGGAGGATGCGAAGCAGTACGCGCGGACCTGCGTGCTCAATGCGTTGGCCGCCGTGGACGCGCTGGTGGGGCTGGACTCGGTGGTCCGCGTGGTCAAGGTCGTCGGCTTCGTGGCTTCCGCCGAGGGCTTCAACGGTCAGCCCCCGGTGATCAACGGAGCGTCCGAGCTGATCGGCGAGATCTTCGGTGAGGCCGGCCAGCACGCTCGCTCGGCGGTCGGCGTCGCGGAGCTTCCGATCGGCGCACCAGTGGAAGTGGAGATGATCGTCGAGGTCGCCTGA
- a CDS encoding DinB family protein, translating to MLSREDYLYFTDRALDGMAAIVVELGDERANRAAYPGANSPYALLHHCLCVIETWVGGFVRGRPIDRDRDAEFTATGPVELLVERCATVRAQMHTDVVDAHPEQFLLQEPPADFLGPPTRLTQGGALQHVFEELAQHHGQMETLRDVLAAAPVRPLETA from the coding sequence ATGCTCAGCCGCGAGGACTACCTGTACTTCACCGATCGCGCGCTCGACGGGATGGCCGCGATCGTGGTCGAGCTCGGCGACGAGCGGGCGAACCGGGCCGCCTACCCCGGCGCGAACTCGCCGTACGCGCTGCTGCACCACTGCCTGTGCGTGATCGAGACCTGGGTCGGCGGGTTCGTCCGCGGCCGTCCGATCGACCGCGACCGCGACGCCGAGTTCACCGCCACCGGCCCGGTCGAGCTGCTCGTCGAGCGTTGCGCGACCGTGCGCGCCCAGATGCACACCGACGTCGTCGACGCGCACCCCGAGCAGTTCCTGCTCCAAGAGCCCCCCGCGGACTTCCTCGGCCCGCCCACCCGCCTCACCCAGGGCGGCGCGCTGCAGCACGTGTTCGAAGAACTCGCCCAGCACCACGGGCAGATGGAGACCCTGCGCGACGTCCTCGCCGCCGCGCCCGTCCGACCGCTGGAGACCGCATGA
- the nhaA gene encoding Na+/H+ antiporter NhaA — protein MFPRLSQLETRTIAEILRTETAGGAVLIVAAVLAMVWANSPWAQSYGTVTGFVPWPGGEPVGLDLNIRHWASDGLLAVFFFVVGLELKREFVAGDLRNPQRAAVPIVAAVSGMAVPAVVYTAINLHAGADALRGWAIPVATDIAFALAVLAVIGSHLPSALRAFLLTLAVVDDLLAIAVIAVFYTESVNVVALLSALLPIAAFALLVQLRKTWWWALLPLALATWGLVHASGVHATIAGVLLAFTVPVLQRRGRPGLAERLEHVWRPVSAGVAVPLFALFVAGVSLRGGAVAAALADPVAIGVVAGLVLGKLVGVFGATFAMAKFTRATLDEDLSWLDVAGLALLTGIGFTVALLVGDLAFGSGSERGEHVTFAVLAASFLAACLASVVLCARNAAHKRVRGPH, from the coding sequence TTGTTTCCCCGGCTGTCGCAACTGGAAACCCGGACGATCGCGGAGATCCTGCGCACCGAGACGGCCGGAGGCGCAGTGCTGATCGTTGCGGCTGTGCTCGCCATGGTCTGGGCCAACTCGCCCTGGGCGCAGTCCTACGGAACCGTGACCGGCTTCGTCCCGTGGCCAGGTGGCGAACCGGTCGGTCTGGATCTCAACATCAGGCACTGGGCCTCCGATGGGCTGTTGGCGGTTTTCTTCTTCGTCGTGGGGCTGGAGCTCAAGCGCGAGTTCGTAGCCGGCGATCTCCGCAATCCGCAACGCGCCGCGGTCCCGATCGTGGCGGCGGTCAGCGGGATGGCGGTCCCGGCTGTCGTCTACACCGCCATCAACCTCCACGCAGGTGCAGACGCGTTGCGGGGGTGGGCGATACCGGTCGCCACCGACATCGCGTTCGCGCTGGCCGTTCTCGCGGTGATCGGTTCGCACCTTCCGAGTGCGCTACGCGCGTTTCTGCTCACGCTCGCGGTCGTCGACGATCTACTGGCGATCGCGGTGATAGCGGTGTTCTACACCGAGTCCGTGAACGTCGTGGCTCTGTTGTCGGCACTGCTGCCGATCGCCGCGTTCGCGTTGTTGGTGCAGCTCCGCAAGACGTGGTGGTGGGCCCTGCTGCCCCTGGCCCTGGCGACTTGGGGATTGGTCCATGCCTCGGGGGTGCACGCCACGATCGCCGGAGTGCTGCTCGCTTTCACCGTTCCGGTACTCCAACGTCGTGGACGCCCAGGCTTGGCGGAGCGGCTTGAGCACGTGTGGCGGCCCGTTTCGGCGGGCGTGGCTGTGCCGTTGTTCGCGTTGTTCGTCGCGGGAGTGTCACTGCGTGGGGGAGCGGTCGCAGCCGCCCTTGCGGATCCCGTTGCGATCGGCGTTGTCGCGGGCCTGGTGCTGGGCAAGCTGGTCGGCGTGTTCGGGGCGACGTTCGCGATGGCCAAGTTCACCCGGGCAACGCTCGACGAGGATCTTTCGTGGCTCGATGTCGCCGGCCTGGCACTGTTGACCGGCATCGGTTTCACCGTCGCACTGCTCGTCGGCGACCTGGCCTTCGGATCCGGTAGCGAGCGTGGTGAGCACGTCACCTTCGCCGTTCTCGCAGCGTCCTTCCTCGCGGCTTGCCTGGCGTCGGTGGTGCTGTGCGCGCGCAACGCGGCCCACAAGCGGGTCCGCGGGCCCCACTGA
- a CDS encoding MFS transporter, translating to MFVGAVGDRIGWRRIVTIFGTFGCAVATLILYYVPLAVGNDFAVAVACAMLWGFMLAGYTPLPPLLLAMGKEEERGSAFAIYCLAAGLATFVGPALVAVFQSGFGTKGVVWSLTALHLASIPMGLSLRSDKDPEFRRKADA from the coding sequence ATGTTCGTCGGCGCCGTCGGCGACCGGATCGGCTGGCGCCGCATCGTGACGATCTTCGGTACCTTCGGCTGCGCGGTGGCCACACTGATCCTCTACTACGTGCCGCTGGCTGTGGGGAACGATTTCGCCGTCGCGGTCGCCTGCGCGATGCTGTGGGGCTTCATGCTCGCCGGCTACACCCCGCTCCCACCGCTGCTGCTGGCGATGGGCAAGGAAGAGGAACGCGGCAGCGCGTTCGCCATCTACTGCCTGGCAGCGGGGCTCGCGACCTTCGTCGGGCCCGCACTCGTCGCGGTATTCCAGAGCGGGTTCGGCACGAAGGGCGTGGTGTGGAGCTTGACGGCTCTCCACCTCGCCTCGATCCCGATGGGCCTGTCATTGCGCAGCGACAAGGACCCTGAGTTCCGCAGGAAGGCCGACGCCTGA
- a CDS encoding helix-turn-helix domain-containing protein, which yields MTPEQVRPARELLAEPDNTVASIAPLLSVSRSTIYKYVTELSPSRTIDPESDQRPALPS from the coding sequence ATGACCCCCGAGCAGGTCCGCCCCGCCCGCGAGCTGCTCGCCGAGCCGGACAACACCGTGGCATCCATCGCGCCCCTGCTCAGCGTCAGCCGCTCCACGATCTACAAGTACGTCACAGAACTCAGCCCCAGCCGCACGATCGACCCCGAATCTGACCAGCGACCGGCGCTTCCGAGCTAA
- a CDS encoding site-2 protease family protein, translating into MNANIPLGRIAGIRVGLHWSVAGIVVVIVFALAGYRFPAVYPGHSQIAYTVAGIAASGLLVCSLLGHELAHAVVARRNGVAVEGITLWLLGGVARLRDEARSPGADLRIAIVGPTASAALAVAFGALAWSAYVVGAPELVMAVLGYMTLLNLLLALFNLLPAAPLDGGRVLRAVLWRWRGDRYRAALWSARAGLGLSYLLVLGGIVQLIIESTAGLWWVLLGMFIAAAAMTEERQARAGAALAGIRVRDVMSHPVAAVDGNLTIEQFLRTAPSRSRTICPVLDPTGRIGGVIAGRDISAVPQPEWGTTALHRVARPTECIATAAPEEPLTALLPRLSEEAEGRVLVLAEDELVGIVAPSDISRAAEERGLHLPVPGASTAESGRPTPPPGWWYPGQPPR; encoded by the coding sequence ATGAACGCAAACATCCCGTTGGGACGCATCGCGGGTATCCGCGTCGGGCTGCACTGGAGCGTCGCGGGCATCGTCGTGGTGATCGTGTTCGCTCTGGCCGGCTACCGGTTCCCGGCCGTGTACCCCGGGCATTCCCAGATCGCCTACACCGTCGCCGGAATAGCTGCCTCGGGACTGCTGGTGTGCTCGCTGCTGGGTCACGAGCTCGCCCACGCCGTCGTGGCGCGCAGGAACGGGGTGGCGGTCGAAGGCATCACGCTGTGGCTGCTCGGCGGCGTCGCACGGCTGCGCGACGAAGCCAGAAGCCCCGGAGCCGACCTCCGCATCGCGATCGTCGGCCCGACCGCGAGCGCCGCGCTGGCGGTCGCGTTCGGGGCGTTGGCGTGGTCCGCGTATGTGGTCGGGGCGCCGGAGCTGGTGATGGCGGTGCTCGGCTACATGACTTTGCTGAACCTGCTCCTGGCGCTGTTCAACCTCTTGCCCGCAGCACCGCTCGACGGTGGCCGTGTGTTGCGTGCGGTGCTCTGGCGGTGGCGCGGCGACCGGTACAGAGCCGCCCTGTGGTCGGCACGGGCCGGTCTCGGTCTCAGCTATCTACTGGTTCTCGGCGGAATCGTGCAGTTGATCATCGAGTCGACCGCCGGACTGTGGTGGGTGCTGCTCGGCATGTTCATCGCAGCCGCGGCCATGACCGAGGAACGGCAGGCGCGAGCCGGCGCGGCGCTCGCCGGCATCCGGGTGCGCGACGTGATGTCCCACCCCGTTGCCGCGGTCGACGGGAATCTGACCATCGAGCAGTTCCTCCGAACAGCCCCATCACGCAGCCGCACCATCTGTCCCGTCCTCGATCCCACCGGGCGCATCGGCGGGGTGATCGCCGGCCGCGACATCAGCGCGGTACCGCAGCCGGAATGGGGCACGACAGCACTGCACCGTGTCGCGCGGCCGACCGAATGCATCGCCACCGCCGCCCCCGAGGAGCCGTTGACAGCACTGCTGCCCAGGCTGAGCGAGGAAGCCGAGGGGCGCGTTCTCGTCCTCGCAGAGGACGAACTCGTCGGGATCGTCGCGCCGTCGGACATCAGCCGCGCCGCCGAGGAACGAGGACTGCACCTCCCGGTTCCCGGTGCCTCCACCGCGGAGTCTGGACGGCCCACTCCTCCACCCGGCTGGTGGTACCCGGGCCAGCCCCCTCGGTGA
- a CDS encoding MFS transporter: protein MDSSSLQTPPSGRISTGEVAARLERLPWTSYQRSLFLIIATAWLFDSIDLGALTHLLAPISAEFGLTKLQAGLVGSATFAGMFIGAVGAGVLADRFGRLKVFKYSIIIWGSASVLLALSWDFASLASFRLLLGIGMGAEFPVAAALLSEFMPSSRRGRYVALMEGTWPTGFILAGIGSFVLLSTTLGWRGFFLAQALLAVVALIVRRNLPESPRWQVSRGRHADAIATLEHVERKTEAAFGRPLLAPGPIDDRDTTGQQAGLRALFTDGYRKRTLASWTMWFCLLGGYYGLTTWIGKLLSDAGYDMVESVGYIVLMALWGIPGFLAAAWLIERIGRKFCLVGFSLSSAAAAFVYGNASGVTELIISGSVLQFIFFGMFSSIFAYTPELFPTRARAIGMGSSTAAGRLGSIFGPVVVPLVIAAQGPSVVFAASAVLFVTGSVVAILFLPETRQTVLEDISS from the coding sequence TTGGACTCCTCATCCCTGCAGACCCCACCCAGCGGCCGCATCAGCACCGGTGAAGTCGCCGCCCGGCTCGAACGACTGCCCTGGACCAGCTACCAGCGCAGCCTGTTCCTGATCATCGCCACCGCGTGGCTGTTCGACTCGATCGACCTCGGCGCCCTGACGCACCTGCTCGCCCCGATCAGCGCCGAGTTCGGGCTGACCAAGCTGCAGGCCGGCCTCGTGGGCAGCGCCACCTTCGCCGGCATGTTCATCGGCGCCGTCGGCGCCGGCGTCCTGGCCGACCGGTTCGGCCGACTCAAGGTATTCAAGTACAGCATCATCATCTGGGGCTCGGCCAGCGTGTTGCTCGCGCTGTCCTGGGACTTCGCCAGCCTCGCCTCGTTCCGACTGCTGCTGGGCATCGGCATGGGCGCGGAATTCCCCGTCGCCGCCGCCCTGCTGTCCGAGTTCATGCCGTCGTCCAGGCGCGGCCGCTACGTCGCGCTGATGGAGGGCACCTGGCCCACCGGATTCATCCTCGCCGGCATCGGATCGTTCGTGCTGCTGTCAACGACCCTGGGTTGGCGCGGCTTCTTCCTCGCCCAGGCCCTGCTCGCCGTCGTCGCGCTCATCGTGCGCCGCAACCTGCCCGAATCTCCCCGCTGGCAGGTCTCCCGTGGCCGCCACGCAGACGCTATCGCCACCCTCGAGCACGTCGAACGCAAGACCGAAGCCGCTTTCGGTCGTCCCCTGCTCGCCCCCGGACCGATCGACGACCGCGACACGACAGGGCAGCAGGCAGGGCTGCGGGCGCTGTTCACCGACGGCTACCGCAAGCGGACCCTGGCCAGCTGGACGATGTGGTTCTGCCTGCTCGGCGGCTACTACGGCCTCACCACCTGGATCGGCAAGCTCCTCAGCGACGCCGGCTACGACATGGTCGAGTCCGTCGGCTACATCGTCCTCATGGCCCTGTGGGGCATCCCCGGGTTCCTTGCCGCCGCCTGGCTCATCGAACGGATCGGGCGCAAGTTCTGCCTGGTCGGCTTCTCCCTGTCCTCGGCAGCAGCAGCGTTCGTCTACGGCAACGCCTCCGGCGTCACCGAGCTGATCATCTCCGGGTCGGTCCTGCAGTTCATCTTCTTCGGGATGTTCTCCTCGATCTTCGCCTACACCCCGGAGCTGTTCCCCACCCGTGCCCGCGCCATCGGAATGGGCAGCTCCACCGCCGCCGGGCGCCTCGGATCCATCTTCGGACCCGTCGTCGTGCCTCTGGTCATCGCCGCCCAGGGCCCCAGCGTTGTGTTCGCCGCCAGCGCCGTGCTCTTCGTGACCGGATCGGTCGTGGCCATCCTGTTCCTCCCCGAAACCCGCCAAACCGTCCTGGAAGACATCTCCAGCTGA